The Sporosarcina luteola DNA window GTTACCGATTTTCAGAGTTTGCGTCTAAGTAAATAACAAGTGAGGTGAACGATTTGTCCAGTGAAGCGTGGTTTGATGAACATTATGATGCCGTTTACAGTTACATCCTCATGCTCGTGAAAGATTCCCATACAGCCGAGGACTTGTCCCAGGAGACGTTTATGAAGGTAGTTCGGAATGCACATCAATTCAAGGGGGACTCCCACGTCAAAACTTGGATTTTCCGTATCGCCTACACGACGACGATAAGTTATTTCAGAAAGAAGAATCCCATTACGCTTTATTTTGATTTATATGCTCACAGCGCCAAGCACGAACGATCGCCGGAAGAAATTGTCCTTCTTAATTCACAGCAAAAGCAATTTTACGAAGCGCTTAACCAGCTGAAGCCAAGTTACCAGCAAGTGATCATACTGCGGAAGATCCAAGACTTTTCGACAAAAGATACGTCAGCGATCCTTAAGTGGTCAGAAGGAAAAGTGAAGATGAGTTTGTCGAGGGCGCTTGTCGCGTTCAAAAAGGAA harbors:
- a CDS encoding RNA polymerase sigma factor yields the protein MSSEAWFDEHYDAVYSYILMLVKDSHTAEDLSQETFMKVVRNAHQFKGDSHVKTWIFRIAYTTTISYFRKKNPITLYFDLYAHSAKHERSPEEIVLLNSQQKQFYEALNQLKPSYQQVIILRKIQDFSTKDTSAILKWSEGKVKMSLSRALVAFKKELEKGGFTNETLNR